Proteins co-encoded in one Malus sylvestris chromosome 9, drMalSylv7.2, whole genome shotgun sequence genomic window:
- the LOC126582062 gene encoding E3 ubiquitin-protein ligase RMA1H1-like, with product MATEQLFPVVVAQDNSIGQDKCSFEKWNTVSDGVADSDNKSCGTFDCSICLDSVQDPVVTLCGHLYCWPCIYKWLQFQSPSSENQDEQKQPQCPVCKAEVSESSLVPLYGRGQTTKPPKPSKGKAPHLGIVIPRRPFRPCGADTPRSARTPTSQYVTPQLHHRSSPYGSQLNSPLQDPMNSPGVATTAINPGADMFGEMVYARVFGNSLTNLYTNSNSYNLAGSGSPRVRRHVMQADKSLSRICFFLFCCFVLCLVLF from the coding sequence ATGGCTACAGAGCAGCTTTTTCCAGTGGTTGTGGCTCAAGATAACTCCATTGGACAAGATAAATGTTCCTTTGAAAAATGGAATACCGTATCTGATGGAGTCGCGGACTCCGACAACAAATCCTGTGGCACCTTCGACTGCAGCATCTGCTTAGACTCTGTGCAGGATCCTGTGGTCACCCTCTGCGGTCACCTCTACTGCTGGCCTTGCATATACAAGTGGCTTCAGTTCCAAAGCCCGTCTTCCGAAAACCAAGATGAGCAGAAACAGCCCCAGTGCCCTGTATGCAAAGCTGAAGTCTCCGAGTCCTCTCTAGTCCCACTCTACGGCCGGGGACAAACAACCAAACCCCCAAAGCCCTCGAAAGGCAAGGCTCCTCATCTTGGTATAGTGATTCCGCGAAGACCCTTTCGTCCTTGTGGGGCTGACACACCGCGATCAGCCCGTACACCCACCAGTCAATACGTTACTCCGCAACTTCATCATCGGAGTTCTCCTTACGGTTCACAACTAAACAGTCCCCTACAAGACCCAATGAATAGTCCTGGCGTCGCCACAACCGCGATCAATCCAGGAGCTGACATGTTTGGTGAAATGGTATATGCAAGGGTTTTTGGCAACTCGTTAACAAACTTGTATACCAATTCGAATTCGTATAATCTGGCGGGGAGCGGTAGTCCGAGGGTTAGAAGGCATGTAATGCAGGCTGATAAGTCGCTCAGCAGAATATGTTTTTTTCTCTTCTGTTGCTTTGTGCTGTGCCTTGTTTTGTTCTGA
- the LOC126582055 gene encoding pentatricopeptide repeat-containing protein At2g20710, mitochondrial-like isoform X1 has protein sequence MIKLLGSNPRRVNAISGSSRALFCSIKAAASSQPPFEPLYIRISRAGNPRVSVVPILNQWVEEGRDVKKWELQSFIKLFRKYRRYSHALQISEWMSDARNQYLTPGDIAVRLDLISKVRGLQQAEAYFNSIPDQLRNFKVYGALLFSYVENKSSEKAEIIFEKMNELGYLKGSVAYNAMLTLYSQIGKHEKLDILVKEMEEKGIDYESYTLKILLNSYAAISEIDRMEKLLMKIEADPLVNVDWNGYVIAANGFLKAGLLEKASTMLRRSEQLISNKTSKFAYEVLLTLYATIGNKDEVYRIWNIYKNMVGLYNSGYLCMLSSLVRLGDIDSAEMIVEEWESVAKFFDIRIPNLLITAYCKKDLLEKADLYIKRLEESGKELDASIWTRLATGYHMNGQMDKAVETMKKAILASRAGWKFNHLTLAACLEYLKEKGDVEVAQELSRLIRETDHFSADLCDKLDKYVIGELHRRDGEVSQELLRLLTGSDHLSTDLYDKVEDYTYDESKVMALIN, from the exons ATGATTAAGCTTCTTGGTTCAAATCCACGGCGTGTCAATGCCATTTCTGGGAGTTCTCGTGCACTGTTTTGCTCAATTAAGGCCGCGGCCTCCTCCCAACCCCCATTTGAGCCTTTGTACATTAGGATCTCCCGGGCCGGAAATCCTAGGGTTTCCGTTGTACCGATTCTCAATCAGTGGGTGGAAGAAGGGAGAGATGTCAAGAAATGGGAACTCCAGAGTTTCATCAAGCTGTTCCGTAAATATCGCCGCTACAGCCACGCTCTCCag ATTTCAGAATGGATGAGTGATGCACGGAACCAGTATCTAACTCCGGGAGATATTGCGGTTCGGCTAGATTTGATCTCAAAGGTTCGTGGCCTACAACAAGCTGAGGCGTACTTCAATAGCATACCAGACCAACTGAGAAACTTCAAGGTGTATGGTGCTCTTTTATTCAGCTATGTAGAGAATAAATCTTCAGAAAAGGCTGAGATTATTTTCGAGAAGATGAACGAGTTAGGTTATTTGAAGGGATCAGTAGCTTATAATGCTATGCTGACCCTCTATTCTCAGATAGGTAAACATGAAAAACTAGATATTCTAGTAAAGGAGATGGAAGAAAAGGGCATTGATTATGAGAGTTATACATTGAAGATTCTATTGAATTCGTATGCAGCCATTTCTGAGATAGACAGAATGGAGAAGCTTTTAATGAAGATAGAAGCCGATCCTTTGGTCAATGTAGACTGGAATGGTTATGTTATTGCAGCAAATGGGTTCTTGAAAGCTGGCTTATTAGAGAAGGCTTCAACAATGCTTAGGCGATCAGAGCAGCTCATCAGcaataaaacaagtaaatttGCTTATGAAGTCCTCCTCACTTTATATGCTACTATTGGGAATAAAGATGAGGTTTATCGTATTTGGAATATTTACAAAAATATGGTGGGATTATACAATTCTGGCTATCTTTGTATGCTAAGTTCATTAGTAAGGCTGGGTGACATTGATAGTGCTGAGATGATCGTGGAGGAATGGGAATCTGTGGCCAAGTTCTTTGACATTCGAATTCCCAACTTGTTGATCACTGCGTACTGCAAGAAAGATCTTTTGGAGAAGGCTGATTTATATATAAAGCGGCTTGAAGAGAGCGGTAAGGAGCTGGATGCAAGCATTTGGACTCGTTTGGCAACCGGATATCATATGAATGGTCAGATGGATAAGGCAGTGGAAACAATGAAAAAAGCAATATTAGCAAGTCGAGCAGGATGGAAGTTCAATCATCTAACTTTGGCTGCGTGTCTTGAATACTTGAAAGAGAAGGGAGACGTGGAAGTAGCACAAGAGCTTTCGAGATTAATTAGAGAAACAGATCATTTTTCAGCTGATTTGTGTGATAAATTAGATAAGTATGTTATTGGTGAACTTCATAGAAGAGATGGGGAAGTATCACAAGAACTTTTGAGATTGTTGACAGGGAGTGATCATCTTTCAACCGATTTGTATGATAAGGTTGAAGATTACACATATGATGAATCTAAGGTTATGGCATTGATAAATTGA
- the LOC126582055 gene encoding pentatricopeptide repeat-containing protein At2g20710, mitochondrial-like isoform X2, with protein sequence MSDARNQYLTPGDIAVRLDLISKVRGLQQAEAYFNSIPDQLRNFKVYGALLFSYVENKSSEKAEIIFEKMNELGYLKGSVAYNAMLTLYSQIGKHEKLDILVKEMEEKGIDYESYTLKILLNSYAAISEIDRMEKLLMKIEADPLVNVDWNGYVIAANGFLKAGLLEKASTMLRRSEQLISNKTSKFAYEVLLTLYATIGNKDEVYRIWNIYKNMVGLYNSGYLCMLSSLVRLGDIDSAEMIVEEWESVAKFFDIRIPNLLITAYCKKDLLEKADLYIKRLEESGKELDASIWTRLATGYHMNGQMDKAVETMKKAILASRAGWKFNHLTLAACLEYLKEKGDVEVAQELSRLIRETDHFSADLCDKLDKYVIGELHRRDGEVSQELLRLLTGSDHLSTDLYDKVEDYTYDESKVMALIN encoded by the coding sequence ATGAGTGATGCACGGAACCAGTATCTAACTCCGGGAGATATTGCGGTTCGGCTAGATTTGATCTCAAAGGTTCGTGGCCTACAACAAGCTGAGGCGTACTTCAATAGCATACCAGACCAACTGAGAAACTTCAAGGTGTATGGTGCTCTTTTATTCAGCTATGTAGAGAATAAATCTTCAGAAAAGGCTGAGATTATTTTCGAGAAGATGAACGAGTTAGGTTATTTGAAGGGATCAGTAGCTTATAATGCTATGCTGACCCTCTATTCTCAGATAGGTAAACATGAAAAACTAGATATTCTAGTAAAGGAGATGGAAGAAAAGGGCATTGATTATGAGAGTTATACATTGAAGATTCTATTGAATTCGTATGCAGCCATTTCTGAGATAGACAGAATGGAGAAGCTTTTAATGAAGATAGAAGCCGATCCTTTGGTCAATGTAGACTGGAATGGTTATGTTATTGCAGCAAATGGGTTCTTGAAAGCTGGCTTATTAGAGAAGGCTTCAACAATGCTTAGGCGATCAGAGCAGCTCATCAGcaataaaacaagtaaatttGCTTATGAAGTCCTCCTCACTTTATATGCTACTATTGGGAATAAAGATGAGGTTTATCGTATTTGGAATATTTACAAAAATATGGTGGGATTATACAATTCTGGCTATCTTTGTATGCTAAGTTCATTAGTAAGGCTGGGTGACATTGATAGTGCTGAGATGATCGTGGAGGAATGGGAATCTGTGGCCAAGTTCTTTGACATTCGAATTCCCAACTTGTTGATCACTGCGTACTGCAAGAAAGATCTTTTGGAGAAGGCTGATTTATATATAAAGCGGCTTGAAGAGAGCGGTAAGGAGCTGGATGCAAGCATTTGGACTCGTTTGGCAACCGGATATCATATGAATGGTCAGATGGATAAGGCAGTGGAAACAATGAAAAAAGCAATATTAGCAAGTCGAGCAGGATGGAAGTTCAATCATCTAACTTTGGCTGCGTGTCTTGAATACTTGAAAGAGAAGGGAGACGTGGAAGTAGCACAAGAGCTTTCGAGATTAATTAGAGAAACAGATCATTTTTCAGCTGATTTGTGTGATAAATTAGATAAGTATGTTATTGGTGAACTTCATAGAAGAGATGGGGAAGTATCACAAGAACTTTTGAGATTGTTGACAGGGAGTGATCATCTTTCAACCGATTTGTATGATAAGGTTGAAGATTACACATATGATGAATCTAAGGTTATGGCATTGATAAATTGA
- the LOC126582057 gene encoding pentatricopeptide repeat-containing protein At2g20710, mitochondrial-like: MKLNCMSKLISFSLQNPRKNYALFNSIRPSSSSSSSSSPSWSNSLHDRIKVIRDPKASVLPVLEQWVSEGQAVEKQQLQSLVRLLKDFRRFNHALEISQWMTDRRYFDLSPSDAAARLNLIHRVHGLEHAENYFNNLSKSLKSLNAYGALLCIYVQERSVEKAEATMQKMKKMGMAKTSFPYNMLINLYSQNGQYEKINILMQEMEENGIPIDKYTLRNRMMAYIAASDMPGMEAILNRMEEDPNLIVDWKIYSMAANGYLKVGLTEKAISMLKMLEGLMPLQGKKSVEFLLTLYASTGNKEELYRVWDTYKPSNEPVDVPYGCMISSLAKLDDIEGAEGIFEEWESQCKIYDFRVLNRLLVAYCKRGLFDKAESVVNKAVEGRIPYASTWNVLAIGYTEKQQMPKAVEMLKKALSVGRRGWVPHSPTLTACLDYLEGQGDIEGIEEIISLLKNLGPLSEDLYHRLLRASVAAGKSVAIILDQMKVDGFTADEEAYKIIETSLS; this comes from the exons ATGAAGCTTAATTGCATGAGCAAGCTCATCTCCTTCTCCCTTCAAAACCCTCGAAAGAATTACGCTCTTTTCAATTCAATCcgcccttcttcttcttcttcgtcttcttcttcgccTTCGTGGTCGAATTCTCTCCATGACCGCATAAAGGTCATCAGAGACCCAAAAGCCTCAGTTCTGCCGGTGCTGGAACAATGGGTCAGTGAGGGTCAGGCTGTTGAGAAGCAGCAGCTTCAGTCGCTCGTTCGGCTCTTGAAGGACTTTAGACGCTTCAATCACGCTCTTGAG ATATCCCAATGGATGACGGATCGTAGGTATTTTGATTTATCTCCAAGTGATGCTGCTGCTAGATTGAACTTAATCCACAGAGTTCATGGACTAGAGCATGCAGAAAATTACTTCAACAATCTGTCAAAAAGTTTAAAATCACTTAACGCATATGGCGCCCTTCTATGCATTTATGTGCAAGAGCGGTCTGTTGAGAAAGCAGAAGCGACCAtgcagaagatgaagaagatgggtaTGGCAAAAACCTCATTCCCTTACAACATGTTGATCAATCTTTACTCCCAAAATGGACAATATGAGAAGATCAACATACTGATGCAAGAAATGGAAGAGAATGGAATTCCAATTGACAAGTACACGTTGAGAAATCGAATGATGGCATATATTGCAGCATCTGACATGCCTGGGATGGAAGCTATCCTAAATAGGATGGAGGAAGATCCAAACTTAATCGTCGACTGGAAAATATATTCAATGGCAGCAAATGGGTATCTAAAAGTCGGGTTAACAGAGAAGGCTATTTCAATGCTGAAGATGCTGGAGGGATTGATGCCTCTTCAAGGGAAGAAATCAGTAGAATTTCTTCTCACTCTTTATGCAAGTACTGGCAATAAAGAGGAGCTCTACAGAGTTTGGGATACATACAAGCCATCGAATGAACCAGTGGATGTACCATATGGCTGCATGATCTCATCTCTGGCGAAGTTGGATGATATTGAGGGGGCTGAAGGGATATTTGAGGAATGGGAGTCACAATGCAAAATATACGACTTTCGGGTGCTGAACAGGCTTCTTGTTGCCTATTGCAAAAGGGGTCTTTTTGATAAGGCAGAATCAGTTGTAAACAAGGCAGTAGAAGGAAGAATCCCTTATGCCAGCACATGGAATGTGTTAGCAATAGGTTATACAGAGAAGCAGCAAATGCCTAAAGCAGTTGAAATGTTGAAGAAGGCACTCTCAGTGGGTAGGCGAGGCTGGGTGCCGCATTCCCCAACTTTGACGGCCTGTTTGGATTATTTGGAAGGGCAGGGAGATATTGAAGGAATTGAAGAGATCATAAGTTTACTAAAAAACTTGGGTCCTTTGTCCGAGGATTTGTATCACAGACTTCTGAGGGCTAGTGTTGCAGCTGGAAAATCAGTTGCTATAATTCTTGATCAGATGAAAGTGGATGGGTTTACTGCTGACGAAGAAGCATATAAGATCATTGAAACAAGCCTAAGTTAG